A region from the Drosophila mauritiana strain mau12 chromosome 2L, ASM438214v1, whole genome shotgun sequence genome encodes:
- the LOC117150357 gene encoding carboxylesterase 1E translates to MQSQLKRNTLLLLLVSVVILASCESGGGAHVRVKRIVGGKQSKAPPVDDPVIFARLFDRDARVEGFRNPSTGIYSFLGMHYAEPPVGPLRYSRPVYKRLAGDFNATKHGPPCIQPHPQFPQRIIGDEDCLLLNIYTPQMPDESTGLPVFVWIHPGGYRYGSAAQYDATPMAQRGAIVVAPQYRLGSLGIMGDGTKQFDGNLAMFDLAAALRWVTDYISYFGGNPKQVQAIGHGSGAASAMYLSMSPTSRSAGDVHGVVAMSGTALSQYAMDKEPVQSVQEVAKINGCPTGNELEIVNCLRSKSAEDIIKNDDKVQTERLAGRALVKGLTGNVGFQPHIESEDDGRALPSLIVGEPEQQLKSSNFSGIPLLTGVTKHETANSVTVETIEKVFGSAEQFLGSLSDSLKKLTSFLKIDKLTGQIAKPELPGLTSVLTPTLQDVWKVPQALNVDQVLSKVVESTTDVLFNLPAVLTTQVWSKLAPAFMYSFEYNGTKSKGINFLKGLPIVSETAHDKPETVGHGDEIGYMFDANDIFGNPMEETRLTSAEDLKVRNNLIDLLVKFANKDKEDGGKSSIFQSVTGKATPFIKIDTKLETSNDFRFCELSVLGASLSPLSSTSCAGLGNLLGQLGSLGGGLGGTLGGVGGTLGGVGSKLGLGGNGGGGNRGIKPGGGGLGLGIL, encoded by the exons ATGCAATCTCAGCTGAAGCGGAACACTTTGCTGCTACTGCTAGTTTCGGTAGTGATCTTGGCCAGCTGCGAGTCTGGCGGGGGTGCGCACGTTCGGGTGAAGCGGATAGTGGGTGGCAAGCAGTCGAAGGCGCCGCCCGTCGATGATCCCGTGATCTTCGCGAGACTCTTCGATCGCGATGCGCGAGTGGAGGGATTCCGGAATCCCAGCACGGGCATCTACTCGTTCCTGGGAATGCACTACGCGGAGCCACCTGTTGGTCCCCTGAGATACTCCAGACCGGTGTACAAAAGGCTGGCTGGTGACTTCAATGCCACCAAGCATGGCCCACCTTGTATACAGCCGCATCCGCAGTTTCCCCAGAGGATTATCGGCGATGAGGATTGCCTACTGCTGAACATCTACACCCCGCAAATGCCGGATGAGAGCACGGGGCTGCCAGTGTTCGTTTGGATCCACCCGGGTGGCTATCGATATGGATCGGCGGCCCAGTACGATGCGACGCCCATGGCCCAAAGGGGCGCAATCGTGGTGGCTCCTCAGTATCGCCTGGGATCACTGGGAATAATGGGGGATGGCACCAAGCAGTTCGATGGCAACCTGGCCATGTTTGACTTGGCCGCCGCTCTCCGTTGGGTCACCGATTACATCTCATACTTCGGGGGCAATCCAAAGCAGGTCCAGGCCATAGGCCACGGATCCGGAGCAGCCAGTGCCATGTATCTATCGATGTCGCCGACATCGCGAAGTGCTGGCGATGTTCACGGAGTGGTGGCCATGTCGGGAACAGCTCTCTCTCAGTATGCCATGGATAAGGAACCCGTTCAGAGCGTCCAGGAAGTGGCCAAAATCAATGGCTGCCCCACAGGAAACGAGCTGGAAATCGTCAATTGCTTAAGGAGT AAAAGTGCTGAGGACATAATCAAGAACGATGATAAAGTTCAAACGGAGCGTTTGGCAGGACGTGCCCTGGTCAAAGGACTAACTGGAAACGTAGGCTTCCAGCCGCACATCGAAAGCGAGGACGATGGTAGGGCACTGCCCAGCTTGATAGTTGGAGAACCGGAGCAGCAGCTGAAGAGCAGTAACTTCTCGGGGATTCCCCTGCTCACTGGCGTCACCAAGCACGAGACAGCGAATTCCGTCACTGTGGAAACGATAGAAAAGGTCTTTGGATCGGCGGAGCAGTTCCTCGGATCTCTAAGTGACTCTCTAAAGAAGTTGACTAGTTTTCTGAAAATCGACAAGCTAACCGGTCAGATCGCCAAGCCGGAACTGCCGGGCCTCACGAGTGTCCTCACTCCCACTCTCCAGGACGTTTGGAAGGTGCCGCAGGCGCTGAATGTGGATCAAGTGCTGTCCAAGGTGGTGGAGTCCACAACCGACGTCCTGTTCAACCTTCCGGCTGTTCTGACCACCCAGGTTTGGTCCAAGCTAGCTCCAGCCTTTATGTACAGCTTCGAGTACAATGGCACCAAGTCGAAGGGAATAAACTTCCTGAAGGGTCTGCCCATTGTTTCGGAAACAGCCCACGATAAACCGGAAACGGTGGGTCATGGTGATGAGATCGGCTACATGTTCGATGCAAATGACATATTCGGGAATCCCATGGAGGAGACTCGTTTGACCAGCGCCGAGGATCTCAAAGTGCGCAACAACCTCATCGATCTGCTGGTCAAGTTTGCCAATAAGGACAAGGAAGATGGCGGAAAGAGTTCCATTTTCCAGAGTGTCACGGGAAAAGCCACGCCTTTTATCAAAATAGATACGAAACTGGAGACCTCCAATGATTTCCGCTTCTGCGAATTGTCCGTTCTGGGCGCCTCACTTTCTCCGCTGAGTTCCACCAGCTGTGCGGGATTGGGTAATTTGCTAGGCCAACTTGGAAGCCTGGGAGGCGGATTGGGAGGCACCCTGGGAGGAGTGGGAGGCACCCTGGGAGGAGTGGGCAGCAAATTGGGATTGGGTGGCAATGGAGGAGGTGGTAATCGGGGCATAAAACCGGGTGGTGGTGGTCTCGGTCTTGGAATTCTATAG
- the LOC117144201 gene encoding nose resistant to fluoxetine protein 6 yields the protein MILALIWIMGVGVPPPAQAYSSKDLLTWMQSSNFGYQVLQQALNDNQSSSASEASCLAEVRLLLKGAEAKSLPALRVFDAWGKFPQGLLYGHFMDMGNYECCLSLDLSRNLGNAMTINAGAKYCLSRMQFESLLMEAAGADSLTLSIGTCIPSSCSAAQLSRWMSAHLKEMFGQNSTEATLVQEKDCTLAHRDPMNGLDWFAVSILILLCTVVLLATILDYSSVSNKLLGAFSLRKNVPQLLKTSNTPSSRVIPCLNGIRCLTIIWIILGHGYMYLLLAPTINSYDIVAWAQTPFSMILQSGTTSVDTFFLLSGLLLVLSALREMDRSKGRLHVPLMYLHRLVRLTPVLALAVLIFMTLFPRLDSGPLWNQFTGSSELCSDTWWATLLYVQNYAAPGRMCLGHSWYLAVDMQLYIISPLLLIALYKWGKKAIAGIVLLILMLSGCVFGIVMLRDLKVFDRYGNLGGDSTEMRLIYYTTHARATPWLIGLLFGYFLHHQNVRKTRLPKWLALVLWILSLSMLATVIFAVYPYTQSGAGDISALAGAFYLCCSRIAWPLALCWIIWACQNGLAPIVNEFLSWSFWQPLSKLSYCLYIWHLLVETVHIARIKTSLHFSDYDAILRFWSDFGITLFVSMFMHLCVEVPLGRLEMELLKRCQKKEDNPESPKVETSTEPTEVIPATSISRQNLVDP from the exons ATGATCCTGGCATTGATCTGGATCATGGGGGTGGGAGTACCCCCCCCTGCTCAGGCGTACAGCTCCAAGGACCTGTTGACTTGGATGCAGTCCAGCAACTTCGGCTACCAGGTGCTCCAGCAGGCCTTGAATGACAACCAATCCTCCTCTGCTTCCGAGGCATCTTGCCTGGCGGAGGTGCGCCTCCTGCTCAAGGGAGCAGAGGCCAAATCCTTGCCTGCTCTTCGAG TTTTCGATGCCTGGGGAAAGTTCCCGCAAGGGCTGCTCTACGGACACTTTATGGACATGGGCAACTACGAATGCTGCCTCAGCTTGGATCTCAGCAGGAATCTGGGCAATGCAATGACCATCAATGCTGGAGCCAAGTATTGCTTGAGTCGTATGCAGTTCGAGAGTTTGCTCATGGAAGCCGCCGGCGCAGATTCCCTCACCTTGAGTATAGGAACCTGCATACCCTCATCCTGCAGTGCCGCCCAACTCAGTCGATGGATGTCTGCTCATCTGAAGGAGATGTTTGGGCAGAATTCGACGGAAGCTACTTTGGTGCAGGAAAAGGACTGCACTTTGGCGCACAGAGATCCGATGAATGGACTTGACTGGTTTGCTGT GTCAATACTCATCTTATTGTGCACTGTCGTTTTGCTGGCTACAATTTTGGACTATAGCAGCG TGTCCAACAAGCTGCTGGGCGCCTTTTCGCTTCGCAAAAATGTACCCCAGTTGCTTAAGACCTCGAACACACCATCGTCCCGAGTGATTCCATGTCTGAATGGCATTCGTTGCTTGACCATCATCTGGATCATACTTGGCCACGGCTACATGTACCTCCTACTGGCGCCCACCATTAATTCCTACGATATCGTGGCCTGGGCTCAGACGCCCTTCTCCATGATCCTCCAAAGCGGCACTACGTCTGTGGACACCTTCTTCCTGCTCAGTGGACTGCTTCTGGTTCTGTCCGCCCTGCGGGAGATGGATCG CTCCAAGGGTCGTCTTCATGTGCCACTGATGTATCTGCACCGTCTGGTGCGCCTGACTCCCGTTTTGGCACTGGCCGTGCTCATCTTTATGACCCTTTTCCCCCGACTGGACAGTGGTCCTTTGTGGAATCAGTTCACCGGCTCCTCGGAGCTCTGCAGCGACACCTGGTGGGCCACTCTGCTCTACGTCCAAAACTATGCAGCTCCTGGTAGGATG TGCTTGGGTCATTCATGGTATCTGGCTGTGGATATGCAACTGTATATTATATCCCCACTCCTTCTGATCGCTCTCTACAAATGGGGAAAGAAGGCTATCGCAGGAATTGTCCTGCTGATCCTTATGCTGTCCGGCTGCGTCTTTGGTATAGTTATGCTGCGGGATCTGAAAGTGTTTGATCGCTATGG AAACCTTGGTGGTGACAGCACCGAGATGCGCCTCATCTACTACACCACCCATGCCAGAGCCACTCCCTGGTTGATTGGACTGCTTTTTGGCTACTTTCTGCACCACCAGAATGTGCGCAAGACCCGCCTGCCCAAGTGGCTGGCTTTGGTGCTCTGGATTCTGAGTCTTTCCATGCTGGCCACTGTAATCTTCGCCGTATATCCCTATACCCAGAGTGGGGCAGGGGACATTTCCGCACTGGCTGGAGCTTTCTATCTGTGTTGCAGTCGGATTGCCTGGCCTTTGGCCTTGTGCTGGATAATCTGGGCGTGCCAGAATGGACTGGCCCCCATTGTGAATGAGTTTCTGAGCTGGTCCTTCTGGCAGCCACTTTCCAAGTTGTCCTACTGCCTGTACATATGGCATCTGCTGGTGGAAACGGTTCATATAGCGCGAATCAAGACGAGTCTGCACTTTTCGGACTACGACGCT ATTCTCCGCTTCTGGTCGGACTTTGGCATTACCTTGTTCGTATCCATGTTCATGCACCTTTGTGTTGAGGTGCCATTGGGGCGCCTCGAGATGGAACTGCTGAAAAGGTGTCAAAAGAAAGAGGACAATCCAGAAAGTCCAAAGGTAGAGACCTCCACTGAACCAACTGAAGTAATTCCAGCGACTAGCATTTCGCGCCAGAACTTAGTCGACCCCTAA